A single Cyclopterus lumpus isolate fCycLum1 chromosome 3, fCycLum1.pri, whole genome shotgun sequence DNA region contains:
- the LOC117751354 gene encoding proline-rich extensin-like protein EPR1: MTFPYGLKSLVESISRAVLLAEPANIPDFLSNYMTELISFRSCHAGTDPKLVSFDFEEFWEKDFLKIKEIPVAKSPQVPSPIEIDEALTPLYSEMASSVLDVKVTITPSRGPTVTPSVVLPPIQVKKTRGSLVSGRDEPKKGGIKARIPPLSFKAPITPSRGPTVTPTLVLPPIQVKKTRGSLVSGRDEPKKGGIKARIPPLSFKAPITPSRGPTVTPTLVLPPIQVKKTRGSLVSGRDEPKKGGIKARIPPLSFKAPITPSRSPTVTPTLVLPPIQVKKTRGSLVSGRDEPKKGGIKARIPSLSFNAPITPSRGSTVTPTLVLPPIQVKKTRGSLVSGRDEPKKGSLKARIPSLSFNAPITPSRGSTVTPTLVLPPIQVKKTRGSLVSGMDEPKKGGIKARIPSLSFNAPITPSRGSTVTPTLVLPPIQVKKTRGSLVSGRNEPKKAPVFHLPPCRFPNVTVPIQQQDKDPLAKWNDRPISPDKPNRLRFPAIVTKGTNDLNQAHTSFSNPPCPQLAHAIHIIAYKRVQIRSLYLDHGT, translated from the exons ATGACGTTCCCGTACGGATTGAAGAGTTTGGTGGAGAGTATCTCAAGAGCTGTACTTCTTGCAGAACCTGCCAACATCCCAGACTTTTTAAGTAATTATATGACAGAGCTTATCAGTTTTAGAAGCTGTCATGCTGGAACGGATCCAAAACTGGTTTCTTTTGACTTCGAAGAGTTCTGGG AGAAGGACTTCCTGAAAATAAAAGAGATTCCAGTTGCAAAATCGCCTCAAGTGCCATCTCCCATTGAGATAGATGAGGCTCTCACACCGCTCTATTCAGAgatggcctcctctgttctagATGTCAAGGTCACCATAACACCCTCTAGAGGTCCAACAGTGACACCCAGTGTGGTTCTCCCACCAATTCAAGTGAAGAAAACCAGAGGTAGCCTGGTCTCTGGTAGGGATGAACCAAAAAAAGGAGGCATAAAGGCAAGAATCCCACCTTTGTCATTTAAGGCCCCGATAACACCCTCTAGAGGTCCAACAGTGACACCCACTCTGGTTCTCCCACCAATTCAAGTGAAGAAAACCAGAGGTAGCCTGGTCTCTGGTAGGGATGAACCAAAAAAAGGAGGCATAAAGGCAAGAATCCCACCTTTGTCATTTAAGGCCCCGATAACACCCTCTAGAGGTCCAACAGTGACACCCACTCTGGTTCTCCCACCAATTCAAGTGAAGAAAACCAGAGGTAGCCTGGTCTCTGGTAGGGATGAACCAAAAAAAGGAGGCATAAAGGCAAGAATCCCACCTTTGTCATTTAAGGCCCCGATAACACCCTCTAGAAGTCCAACAGTGACACCCACTCTGGTTCTCCCACCAATTCAAGTGAAGAAAACCAGAGGTAGCCTGGTCTCTGGTAGGGATGAACCAAAAAAAGGAGGCATAAAGGCAAGAATACCATCTTTGTCATTTAATGCCCCCATAACACCCTCTAGAGGTTCAACAGTGACACCCACTCTGGTTCTCCCACCAATTCAAGTGAAGAAAACCAGAGGTAGCCTGGTCTCTGGTAGGGATGAACCAAAAAAAGGAAGCTTAAAGGCAAGAATACCATCTTTGTCATTTAATGCCCCCATAACACCCTCTAGAGGTTCAACAGTGACACCCACTCTGGTTCTCCCACCAATTCAAGTGAAGAAAACCAGAGGTAGCCTGGTCTCTGGTATGGATGAACCAAAAAAAGGAGGCATAAAGGCAAGAATACCATCTTTGTCATTTAATGCCCCCATAACACCCTCTAGAGGTTCAACAGTGACACCCACTCTGGTTCTCCCACCAATTCAAGTGAAGAAAACCAGAGGTAGCCTGGTCTCTGGTAGGAATGAACCAAAAAAAGCACCTGTATTTCATCTCCCACCTTGTAGGTTTCCCAATGTGACGGTTCCTATTCAACAGCAGGATAAAGACCCTTTGGCAAAATGGAACGATAGACCCATATCACCTGACAAGCCCAATAGACTGAGATTTCCAGCTATTGTAACAAAGGGCACAAACGATTTGAATCAGGCACACACAAGCTTCTCTAACCCCCCATGCCCTCAATTAGCGCATGCTATCCATATCATAGCCTACAAACGAGTGCAGATTAGGTCGCTATATTTAGACCACGGCACGTAg
- the LOC117750401 gene encoding fibulin-1-like: MWGPDSGTGKSRQHRAVSASSDIDECAVNQGLGACAEQCHNAPGSYRCSCSYGYTLAGNDHSCIAECPPGYRKQPTATAPENSTAQALREDCVGRT; the protein is encoded by the exons ATGTGGGGACCTGATAGCGGGACCGGGAAGTCTCGCCAGCACCGGGCGGTCAGCGCGTCCTCAG ATATAGACGAGTGTGCTGTTAACCAGGGGCTCGGTGCGTGTGCGGAGCAGTGCCATAACGCACCAGGATCCTACCGGTGCTCCTGCTCGTATGGTTACACCTTAGCCGGAAACGACCACAGCTGCATCGCAGAGTGTCCACCTGGCTACAGGAAGCAACCCACGGCAACAGCACCGGAGAATTCAACTGCACAAGCTCTCAGGGAGGATTGTGTCGGTAGGACATAA